Proteins encoded by one window of Brevibacterium atlanticum:
- the dnaA gene encoding chromosomal replication initiator protein DnaA, which produces MSNSKNELISRWRTVVSTLDQDPELTAHQKGFLSLAVPKALVDNALVLLAVRDEHTRRTIETRLLGPLTREFSKVLGFDVTFGFVVDPELDVPIRFEDLIGEPTPGPQVPIDPVTSTSATGAPAAPQEPHTLGRHDSDNGHTPAEAAASAESTDVDRTPPGFDRTAHGRQPEAPAPAQSPSTPAESQMSERELKIAEATAAPMVPPVDAPGVAQLNPKYTFDTFVIGASNRFAHAAAFAVAEAPAKAYNPLFIYGDSGLGKTHLLHAIGYYATQLFPEIRVKYVSSEEFVNDFINTIGSSKTSNALRPAFQRRYREVDILMIDDIQFLQGKDATVEEFFHTFNALHNEAKQVVITSDQPPKMLKGFEERLRSRFEWGLLTDVQPPDMETRFAILRRKAAAEQLDVPDDVLEYIASRVSSNIRELEGALIRVTAFANLNDQQIDVSLAETVLKDFITQDDTPAVTAADIMGQTAAYFSLTLDDLCGTSRSRTLTTARQIAMYLCRELTDLSLPKIGQAFGGRDHTTVMHANKKIRTQMAERRAVYTQVTELTNRIKQQHRL; this is translated from the coding sequence GTGTCGAATTCCAAGAATGAGCTCATCAGCCGCTGGCGCACGGTGGTCTCAACCCTGGATCAGGACCCGGAACTCACGGCTCATCAGAAGGGATTCCTCTCCCTGGCCGTGCCCAAGGCGCTCGTCGACAACGCCCTCGTCCTCCTCGCCGTCCGCGACGAACACACCAGACGAACGATCGAGACTCGGCTGCTTGGGCCCCTGACCAGGGAGTTCTCGAAGGTCCTCGGCTTCGATGTGACCTTCGGATTCGTCGTCGACCCCGAACTCGACGTCCCCATCCGCTTCGAAGATCTCATCGGGGAGCCGACGCCGGGACCGCAGGTGCCCATCGATCCCGTCACGTCCACCTCGGCGACGGGGGCTCCGGCAGCGCCACAGGAGCCGCACACGCTCGGCCGGCACGACTCTGACAACGGCCACACCCCCGCCGAGGCGGCCGCATCGGCAGAGTCGACCGACGTCGACCGGACTCCACCCGGATTCGATCGCACTGCTCACGGAAGACAGCCGGAAGCGCCGGCTCCCGCCCAGTCGCCGTCCACGCCCGCCGAATCCCAGATGAGCGAACGCGAGCTCAAGATCGCCGAGGCGACCGCCGCCCCGATGGTTCCGCCCGTCGATGCTCCCGGTGTCGCCCAGCTCAACCCGAAGTACACCTTCGACACCTTCGTCATCGGAGCGTCGAACCGCTTCGCCCACGCCGCCGCCTTCGCCGTCGCCGAGGCCCCGGCCAAGGCCTACAACCCGCTGTTCATCTACGGGGACTCAGGACTGGGAAAGACCCACCTGCTCCACGCGATCGGCTACTACGCCACCCAACTGTTCCCCGAGATCCGCGTGAAATACGTCTCGAGCGAAGAGTTCGTCAACGACTTCATCAATACGATCGGTTCGTCGAAGACCTCGAATGCGCTGCGTCCGGCCTTCCAGCGCCGCTACCGCGAAGTCGACATCCTCATGATCGACGACATCCAGTTCCTGCAGGGCAAGGACGCCACTGTCGAGGAGTTCTTCCACACATTCAACGCCCTGCACAATGAGGCCAAGCAGGTCGTCATCACCTCGGATCAGCCGCCGAAGATGCTCAAAGGATTCGAGGAGCGGCTGCGGTCCCGTTTCGAGTGGGGCCTGCTCACCGATGTGCAGCCGCCGGATATGGAGACCCGTTTCGCGATTCTGCGCCGCAAGGCCGCTGCAGAACAGCTCGACGTCCCCGACGATGTGCTCGAATACATCGCCTCGCGGGTGTCCTCGAACATCCGCGAGCTCGAAGGCGCCCTCATCCGAGTCACCGCGTTCGCGAACCTCAACGATCAGCAGATCGATGTCTCCCTGGCCGAGACGGTGCTCAAGGACTTCATCACCCAGGACGACACCCCTGCCGTCACCGCTGCCGACATCATGGGACAGACCGCTGCGTACTTCAGCCTCACCCTCGACGACCTGTGCGGGACCTCCCGGTCACGGACGCTGACGACGGCCCGCCAGATCGCGATGTATCTGTGCCGTGAGCTCACCGATCTGTCCCTGCCGAAGATCGGCCAGGCCTTCGGCGGGCGCGATCATACGACCGTGATGCACGCGAACAAGAAGATTCGAACTCAGATGGCCGAGCGACGGGCCGTCTACACGCAGGTCACCGAACTCACAAACCGCATTAAACAACAGCATCGCCTATAG
- the dnaN gene encoding DNA polymerase III subunit beta yields MNAEASPLKFKVNRDVLADAVTWATKTLPNRPSAPVLTGILITAEAGGTVRLAVFDYEVSSRVEIAADVTSAGTVLVSGRLLADISKALPNQDVTLEQIDAKVDVTCGSSRFSLMTMPVAEYPALPQVPEDSGTVSAGEFQNAVSQVTIATSKDDTLPILTSVRVEIEGEKVTLLATDRYRLAVREFTWNPGRPDVSAVALLRGRTLSDVSKSLGGDVTIGLSTDAGKDLISFTSAGRVTTSLLVEGEYPKVRSLFPDSVPIHAIVETAVLREAVRRVSLVAERNTPLRFEVTDGMLTLHAGTGDDAQASEAVEATLQGEEITVGFNPHYIAEGLAAVESPYVNFSFTQPMKPVIIAGQKDLEGSADESYRYLLMPTRI; encoded by the coding sequence GTGAACGCGGAAGCATCCCCCTTGAAGTTCAAAGTCAATCGCGACGTTCTCGCCGACGCGGTGACCTGGGCGACCAAGACTCTGCCCAACCGTCCTTCCGCCCCGGTGCTCACCGGAATCCTCATCACGGCCGAAGCCGGAGGCACCGTCCGCCTGGCAGTCTTCGACTACGAGGTGTCCTCCCGCGTCGAGATCGCTGCGGATGTCACCTCCGCCGGCACCGTTCTCGTCTCCGGTCGGCTGCTCGCCGACATCTCCAAGGCGCTGCCGAACCAAGACGTCACTCTCGAACAGATCGACGCCAAGGTCGACGTCACCTGCGGTTCCTCGCGGTTCTCGCTCATGACCATGCCTGTGGCCGAATACCCGGCCCTGCCTCAGGTGCCCGAAGACTCCGGCACCGTCTCCGCCGGAGAGTTCCAGAACGCCGTCTCCCAGGTCACGATCGCCACGTCGAAGGACGACACTCTGCCGATCCTCACGAGTGTCCGCGTCGAGATCGAAGGCGAGAAGGTCACGCTGCTCGCGACCGACCGCTACCGACTGGCCGTCCGCGAATTCACCTGGAACCCCGGTCGCCCGGATGTCTCGGCCGTGGCTCTGCTGCGCGGACGCACGCTCTCCGATGTGTCGAAGTCACTCGGCGGAGACGTCACCATCGGTCTGAGCACCGATGCCGGCAAGGACCTCATCTCGTTCACCTCCGCCGGCCGAGTCACCACCTCGCTGCTCGTCGAGGGCGAGTACCCGAAGGTCAGGTCGCTGTTCCCCGACTCGGTGCCCATCCACGCAATCGTCGAGACCGCAGTGCTGCGCGAAGCCGTCCGCCGCGTCTCGCTCGTTGCCGAACGCAACACCCCGCTGCGCTTCGAGGTCACCGACGGGATGCTCACCCTCCACGCGGGAACCGGCGACGACGCCCAGGCCTCCGAAGCCGTCGAAGCGACCCTCCAGGGTGAGGAGATCACCGTCGGCTTCAACCCGCACTACATCGCCGAGGGGCTCGCCGCGGTCGAGAGCCCATACGTGAACTTCTCGTTCACCCAGCCGATGAAACCGGTCATCATCGCTGGGCAGAAGGACCTCGAGGGATCGGCCGACGAATCGTATCGCTACCTGCTCATGCCCACGCGCATCTGA
- the recF gene encoding DNA replication/repair protein RecF (All proteins in this family for which functions are known are DNA-binding proteins that assist the filamentation of RecA onto DNA for the initiation of recombination or recombinational repair.) encodes MWISRLSLRDFRSYPELDLEFSPGVTTFVADNGTGKTNIVEAIGYLAQQRSHRVAFDAPLVREGTTAATVSALVNRDQRHAAVEVTIQSKGANRARVNRSAVRLKDILGLVSCVVFAPEDLSLVRGEPAERRSWIDTLVVARNPRFSSIITDFERALKQRNALLKRLREDRDPGLEATLDIWNMAYADSAAELVFGRRRILADIVTPLQENFAFIAADARLERQGAHIAYDSRIDYSQAESAAECRELLLTALDRRRTTEIERGLTLHGPGRDDLSLKIGSHPAKGYASHGETWSLALAMQLAGWDLLSADAGSDAEQPILVLDDVFAELDTGRRSRLASRVTEAEQVFITAAVDADLPAGLEGKRIDQSTLLAGAGAGADGMADAGTVADGARETGTAT; translated from the coding sequence ATGTGGATATCCCGGCTCTCTCTGCGTGACTTCCGGTCGTATCCCGAACTCGACCTCGAGTTCTCACCCGGGGTCACCACCTTCGTGGCCGACAACGGGACCGGGAAGACCAATATCGTCGAGGCGATCGGGTACCTCGCCCAGCAGCGTTCACACAGGGTGGCCTTCGATGCCCCACTCGTGCGCGAAGGCACGACGGCGGCCACCGTGTCGGCTCTGGTCAATCGGGATCAGAGGCATGCCGCTGTCGAGGTGACGATCCAGTCCAAGGGTGCGAACCGGGCCCGGGTGAATCGGAGTGCGGTCCGGCTCAAGGACATCCTCGGTCTCGTCTCCTGCGTCGTCTTCGCCCCCGAGGACCTCAGTCTCGTACGTGGTGAACCGGCCGAACGCCGGTCCTGGATCGACACCCTCGTCGTCGCCCGCAATCCGCGCTTCTCCTCGATCATCACCGACTTCGAGCGGGCGCTGAAACAGCGCAACGCCCTGCTCAAACGGCTGCGAGAGGACCGCGATCCGGGACTCGAGGCCACCCTCGACATCTGGAACATGGCCTATGCGGACTCAGCCGCCGAACTCGTCTTCGGCCGCCGTCGGATTCTCGCCGACATCGTCACTCCGCTGCAGGAGAACTTCGCCTTTATCGCCGCAGATGCCCGGCTCGAGCGGCAGGGCGCCCACATCGCCTACGACTCCCGCATCGATTACTCGCAGGCCGAATCCGCAGCAGAGTGCCGGGAGCTGCTGCTTACCGCCCTGGACCGGCGGAGGACAACGGAGATCGAGCGCGGCCTGACTCTGCACGGGCCGGGCCGGGACGATCTGTCGCTGAAGATCGGTTCGCATCCGGCGAAGGGCTATGCCTCCCACGGAGAGACCTGGTCGCTCGCGCTGGCGATGCAGCTGGCCGGCTGGGATCTGCTCTCAGCCGATGCCGGTTCGGATGCCGAACAGCCGATCCTCGTCCTCGACGACGTCTTCGCCGAACTCGACACCGGCAGGCGCAGCCGCCTGGCCTCACGAGTGACGGAGGCCGAACAGGTCTTCATCACCGCCGCCGTCGACGCGGACCTGCCCGCCGGTCTCGAGGGAAAGCGGATCGATCAGTCCACGCTGCTGGCAGGCGCGGGCGCCGGTGCAGATGGCATGGCCGATGCCGGCACAGTAGCTGACGGCGCACGCGAGACAGGGACCGCCACATGA
- a CDS encoding DUF721 domain-containing protein → MSGIDRDFSTPVASLEALDRVRRMEATEAKFVRSRRRSRLRGEVVYSGAGKDGRDPKSVSSVLGSLISDRGWSSSIDIGKVLGRWPELVGAQVAQHATPVDFSPPLLVIAADSTTWATQLRVLRPTILRRLEEGLGSATITEIEIKGPQGRSFKRGRRSVPGRGPRDTFG, encoded by the coding sequence ATGAGCGGGATCGACCGCGACTTCTCCACTCCGGTCGCCTCTCTCGAAGCCCTCGACCGGGTGCGACGGATGGAGGCCACGGAGGCGAAATTCGTCCGCAGTCGACGACGCTCACGTCTGCGCGGAGAAGTCGTCTATTCAGGTGCAGGCAAGGACGGCCGCGATCCGAAGTCAGTGTCCTCCGTCCTCGGTTCGCTCATCTCCGATCGCGGATGGTCGTCGTCGATCGACATCGGCAAGGTGCTCGGGCGCTGGCCCGAGCTCGTCGGCGCCCAGGTCGCCCAGCATGCGACCCCTGTCGACTTCTCGCCCCCGCTGCTCGTCATCGCTGCCGACTCGACGACGTGGGCGACCCAGCTGCGGGTTCTCAGACCGACGATTCTGCGTCGGCTCGAAGAGGGGCTCGGCTCCGCCACGATCACGGAGATCGAGATCAAGGGACCCCAGGGTCGCAGCTTCAAACGGGGACGACGGTCGGTCCCCGGCCGCGGACCCAGGGACACATTCGGGTGA
- the gyrB gene encoding DNA topoisomerase (ATP-hydrolyzing) subunit B has protein sequence MTTEDQPHYDAGDITVLEGLEAVRKRPGMYIGSTSERGLHHLVQEIVDNSVDEAMAGYCSHIEVTILADGGVRVADDGRGMPVAMHPTEGKPTVEVILTVLHAGGKFGGGGYAVAGGLHGVGSTVVNALSERLEVEVKRDGYTWNMDFVQGVPTGELQQGEATDETGTTVTFWPDGTIFETTDFSYEYLRARFQQMAFLNKGLKISLTDERHNEVDGDEVQIDENEATEWKPRTVTYNYEHGLLDYVEYLNATKKADLVHPDVIVFEAEEGEQTLSLEIAMQWTTAYSESVHTYANVINTHEGGTHEEGFRTALTSLVNAYAKEQKLLRDKDPNLTGDDIREGLTAVISVKLGDPQFEGQTKTKLGNSEVKGFVQRVVRDELGHWFESNPAQAKDVVRKALQASQARMAARKAREATRRKGLLESSGMPGKLKDCQSKDPYVSEVFIVEGDSAGGSATQGRNPNTQAILPLRGKILNVEKARLDRALGNNEVQAMITAFGTGIGEEFDLEKLRYHKIVLMADADVDGQHITTLLLTLIFRYMKPLIEHGYVYLATPPLYRIKWSNAPHQFAYTDKERDGLLETGRAAGKRLPKDLAIQRYKGLGEMNYEELWETTMDPDHRLLKQVSLDDAIVADEIFTVLMGDDVDSRRRFIQENAKDVRFLDI, from the coding sequence ATGACGACCGAGGATCAGCCTCATTATGATGCCGGCGACATCACGGTACTCGAGGGTCTCGAGGCAGTCCGCAAACGACCCGGCATGTACATCGGTTCGACCTCGGAACGCGGTCTCCACCACCTCGTCCAGGAGATCGTCGACAACTCCGTCGACGAGGCGATGGCCGGCTACTGTTCGCACATCGAAGTCACCATCCTCGCCGACGGAGGCGTGCGCGTGGCCGACGACGGGCGCGGAATGCCGGTGGCCATGCACCCGACCGAAGGCAAGCCCACCGTCGAGGTGATCCTCACGGTCCTCCACGCCGGCGGCAAGTTCGGCGGCGGCGGATACGCCGTGGCCGGCGGTCTGCACGGCGTCGGTTCGACCGTCGTCAATGCCCTGTCCGAACGACTCGAGGTCGAGGTCAAGCGCGACGGTTACACGTGGAACATGGACTTCGTCCAGGGTGTGCCCACCGGCGAGCTGCAGCAGGGTGAGGCCACGGATGAGACCGGCACGACCGTGACCTTCTGGCCGGATGGGACGATCTTCGAGACCACGGACTTCTCGTACGAGTACCTGCGCGCACGCTTCCAGCAGATGGCCTTCCTCAACAAGGGCCTGAAGATCAGCCTCACCGACGAACGACACAACGAGGTCGACGGCGACGAGGTGCAGATCGACGAGAACGAGGCCACAGAGTGGAAGCCGCGGACCGTCACCTACAACTACGAGCACGGCCTGCTCGACTACGTCGAATACCTCAATGCGACGAAGAAGGCCGATCTCGTCCACCCCGATGTCATCGTCTTCGAAGCCGAGGAGGGCGAACAGACCCTCTCGCTCGAGATCGCGATGCAGTGGACGACGGCCTACAGCGAATCCGTGCACACCTATGCCAACGTCATCAACACCCACGAGGGCGGCACGCACGAAGAGGGCTTCCGCACTGCACTGACCTCCCTGGTCAACGCGTATGCGAAGGAACAGAAGCTGCTGCGGGACAAGGATCCGAACCTCACCGGCGACGATATCCGTGAAGGTCTGACCGCGGTCATCTCGGTCAAGCTCGGCGATCCGCAGTTCGAGGGACAGACGAAGACGAAGCTCGGCAACTCCGAGGTCAAGGGCTTCGTCCAGCGCGTGGTCCGCGATGAGCTCGGACACTGGTTCGAATCCAATCCGGCCCAGGCCAAGGACGTCGTGCGCAAGGCGCTGCAGGCCTCCCAGGCACGCATGGCGGCCCGCAAGGCACGTGAGGCCACACGTCGCAAAGGCCTGCTCGAATCCTCCGGCATGCCCGGCAAGCTCAAGGACTGCCAGTCGAAGGACCCTTATGTATCCGAGGTGTTCATCGTCGAGGGCGACTCGGCCGGCGGCTCGGCCACGCAGGGCCGCAATCCGAATACGCAGGCGATCCTGCCGCTGCGCGGCAAGATCCTCAACGTCGAGAAGGCACGTCTGGACAGGGCGCTGGGCAACAACGAGGTCCAGGCCATGATCACGGCCTTCGGCACCGGCATCGGCGAGGAGTTCGACCTCGAGAAGCTGCGGTATCACAAGATCGTCCTCATGGCCGACGCCGACGTCGACGGTCAGCACATCACCACTCTGCTGCTGACCCTGATCTTCCGGTACATGAAGCCGCTCATCGAGCATGGCTACGTCTACTTGGCGACCCCGCCGCTCTACCGCATCAAGTGGTCGAACGCACCGCACCAGTTCGCCTACACGGACAAGGAGCGCGACGGTCTGCTCGAGACCGGTCGGGCCGCGGGCAAGCGCCTGCCCAAGGACCTCGCGATCCAGCGGTACAAGGGTCTGGGCGAGATGAACTACGAGGAGCTGTGGGAGACGACGATGGATCCCGACCATCGTCTGCTCAAGCAGGTCTCGCTTGACGATGCGATCGTCGCCGACGAGATCTTCACCGTCCTCATGGGCGACGATGTCGACTCGCGTCGCCGCTTCATCCAGGAGAACGCGAAGGACGTCCGCTTCCTCGACATCTGA
- the gyrA gene encoding DNA gyrase subunit A produces the protein MADENDIGTEINRIEQVDLNLEMQRSYLDYAMSVIVGRALPDVRDGLKPVHRRVLYAMFDGGYRPDRNFSKCSRVVGDVMGQYHPHGDTAIYDAMVRLVQPWTMRYPLVAGQGNFGSPGDDGAAAPRYTECKMAPLAMEMVRDIEEGTVDFQDNYDGRNQEPMVLPSRFPNLLVNGSAGIAVGMATNIPPHNLGEVAAGAQWLLSHPEASKEEALEALLGIIKGPDFPMGATILGRKGIEDTYRTGRGSITQRAVVEVEEIQGRTCLVVTQLPYMVNPDTLAAKIASYVKDGKVAGIADLRDESSGRTGQRLVIVLKRDAVAKVVLNNLYKHTSLQENFSANMLALVDSVPRTLSIDSFLRLWVKHQIEVIVRRTQFRLRKAEERAHILRGYLKALDALDEVIALIRRSPSSDEARTGLMELLEVDELQANAILDLQLRRLAALERLKIQEEAEKIEALIAEYKHILETPARQREIVSEELDEIVERYGDERRTKILAGFDGDVSMEDLIPEEEVVVTITRGGYAKRTQTNLYRAQHRGGKGIKGAALRGDDVVEQFFVTSTHNWLLFFTNTGRVYRAKAYELPEGSRDAKGQHVANLLALQPGETIAKVLSIRDYEEAEFLILATKSGVVKKTRLSEYDSNRTGGVIAINLREYKGEPDELVSARIVGSDDHLLMISRKGMSIRFAADDESIRPLGRVTGGVTGMKFKDDDELLTMDVVQPDTYVFVVTEGGYAKRTPVDEYRLQGRGGLGIRVAKITEQRGDLVGGLIVEDGEEVLVVMEKGKIVRSGIDEVPAKGRNTMGVVFAKPGRNDRIIAVTRGPEAEVEDEDEDDAGVPEGGVPEGGVPEGEVPEGEVDAPQSGSEDVEE, from the coding sequence TTGGCCGACGAGAACGATATCGGAACAGAAATCAACCGCATCGAGCAGGTTGATCTCAACCTCGAGATGCAGAGGTCGTACCTCGATTACGCGATGAGCGTGATCGTCGGTCGCGCCCTGCCGGATGTCCGCGACGGGCTCAAGCCCGTCCACCGCCGCGTGCTCTACGCGATGTTCGACGGCGGCTACCGCCCCGACCGCAACTTCTCGAAGTGCTCACGCGTCGTCGGTGACGTCATGGGCCAGTACCACCCGCACGGTGACACGGCGATCTACGACGCCATGGTCCGCCTCGTGCAGCCGTGGACGATGCGCTACCCCCTGGTCGCCGGACAGGGCAACTTCGGCTCTCCCGGTGACGACGGTGCGGCCGCACCCCGTTACACCGAGTGCAAGATGGCGCCGCTGGCCATGGAGATGGTCCGCGACATCGAAGAAGGCACCGTCGACTTCCAGGACAACTACGACGGACGCAATCAGGAACCGATGGTTCTGCCCTCACGGTTCCCGAACCTGCTCGTCAACGGCTCAGCGGGCATCGCGGTCGGAATGGCGACCAACATTCCGCCGCACAACCTCGGCGAGGTCGCTGCCGGAGCACAATGGCTGCTCTCCCACCCCGAGGCGAGCAAGGAAGAGGCTCTCGAGGCGCTGCTCGGCATCATCAAGGGGCCGGACTTCCCGATGGGTGCGACGATCCTCGGCCGCAAGGGCATCGAGGACACCTACCGCACCGGTCGCGGATCGATCACCCAGCGCGCCGTCGTCGAGGTCGAGGAGATCCAGGGACGCACCTGCCTCGTCGTCACCCAACTGCCCTATATGGTCAACCCCGACACCCTGGCCGCGAAGATCGCCTCCTACGTCAAGGACGGCAAGGTCGCGGGCATCGCTGACCTGCGCGATGAGTCCTCGGGCCGCACCGGCCAGCGCCTGGTCATCGTGCTCAAGCGCGATGCCGTGGCCAAGGTCGTGCTCAACAACCTCTACAAGCACACCTCGCTGCAGGAGAACTTCTCCGCGAACATGCTCGCCCTCGTCGACAGCGTGCCGCGCACCCTGAGCATCGACTCGTTCCTGCGCCTGTGGGTCAAGCACCAGATCGAGGTCATCGTCCGGCGCACCCAGTTCCGGCTGCGCAAGGCCGAGGAGCGCGCCCACATCCTGCGCGGCTACCTCAAAGCCCTCGACGCCCTCGACGAGGTCATCGCCCTGATCCGCCGCTCGCCGTCCTCGGACGAGGCCCGGACCGGACTGATGGAGCTGCTCGAGGTCGACGAACTCCAGGCGAACGCGATCCTCGACCTCCAGCTGCGACGACTCGCCGCTCTGGAGCGTTTGAAGATCCAGGAGGAGGCCGAGAAGATCGAGGCCCTCATCGCCGAATACAAGCACATCCTCGAGACACCGGCTCGCCAGCGCGAGATCGTGTCCGAAGAGCTCGACGAGATCGTCGAACGCTACGGCGACGAGCGTCGGACGAAGATCCTCGCCGGCTTCGACGGAGACGTGTCGATGGAGGACCTCATCCCCGAGGAAGAGGTCGTCGTCACGATCACCCGCGGCGGCTATGCCAAGCGGACCCAGACGAACCTCTACCGCGCCCAGCACCGCGGCGGCAAGGGCATCAAGGGCGCGGCACTGCGCGGTGACGACGTCGTCGAACAGTTCTTCGTCACCTCCACGCACAACTGGCTGCTGTTCTTCACGAACACCGGTCGCGTCTACCGGGCGAAGGCCTATGAACTGCCCGAGGGCTCGCGTGATGCCAAGGGCCAGCATGTGGCGAACCTGCTCGCGCTGCAGCCCGGTGAGACGATCGCGAAGGTCCTGTCCATCCGCGACTACGAAGAGGCCGAATTCCTCATCCTCGCCACGAAGTCCGGCGTGGTGAAGAAGACCCGGCTGAGCGAATACGACTCGAACCGCACCGGCGGCGTCATCGCCATCAACCTGCGGGAATACAAGGGCGAGCCCGATGAGTTGGTCTCGGCCCGCATCGTCGGTTCCGACGACCATCTGCTGATGATCTCGCGCAAGGGGATGTCGATCCGCTTCGCCGCCGACGATGAGTCGATCCGCCCGCTGGGTCGTGTCACCGGAGGTGTCACCGGCATGAAGTTCAAGGACGACGACGAGCTGCTGACCATGGACGTCGTCCAGCCCGACACCTACGTCTTCGTCGTCACCGAAGGCGGATACGCCAAGCGCACCCCCGTCGACGAATACCGGCTGCAGGGCCGCGGCGGTCTGGGAATCCGGGTTGCCAAAATCACCGAACAGCGCGGAGACTTGGTAGGCGGACTCATCGTCGAAGACGGTGAGGAAGTCCTCGTCGTCATGGAGAAGGGTAAGATCGTTCGGTCGGGAATCGACGAAGTTCCGGCGAAGGGACGCAACACCATGGGTGTGGTGTTCGCGAAACCGGGCAGGAATGATCGTATTATCGCAGTGACACGTGGACCCGAAGCCGAGGTCGAAGACGAAGACGAAGACGATGCCGGAGTTCCTGAAGGTGGAGTTCCCGAAGGCGGCGTTCCGGAAGGTGAAGTTCCCGAGGGTGAGGTCGACGCACCTCAGTCCGGCAGCGAGGATGTGGAAGAGTGA
- a CDS encoding DUF3566 domain-containing protein has protein sequence MSDSSKPGSGKIIRTSSGSTRLTAGSSKNDAKSAGSGSGRGSGQGSSGQRSGSSQNANQGTPQTEKATVVAPPAPKASPKPNRAPSTGSAPTARSTSQGSGAAGSQGSGAGSQPTGSQGSTGGQSSGNRGATSVMGNAANTIRASSGGVKMGVKNMVDSGSGKKKKGPRTVRLTVSAVDPWSVMKMSFLMSVAIGIATIVAFIVLWIVLQATGVMSGLESTMSELAGAESAERIIGIFGFGRVVAAGFIIAVINIVLMTALSTLAAFIYNIGSLIAGGFSLTLTDD, from the coding sequence GTGAGCGATAGCAGCAAGCCAGGCTCAGGGAAGATCATACGTACGTCGAGCGGTTCGACGCGTCTGACGGCGGGATCGTCGAAGAACGACGCGAAGTCCGCAGGGTCCGGTTCAGGACGCGGTTCCGGGCAGGGTTCGTCCGGACAGCGTTCGGGCTCCTCGCAGAACGCGAATCAGGGCACGCCCCAGACCGAGAAGGCCACGGTCGTCGCGCCTCCGGCTCCGAAGGCCTCGCCGAAGCCCAATCGTGCACCCTCGACGGGATCGGCACCGACGGCCCGCTCCACCTCACAGGGATCCGGCGCAGCCGGGTCACAGGGTTCGGGTGCGGGATCGCAGCCGACCGGTTCCCAGGGATCCACGGGAGGTCAGTCCTCGGGCAACCGCGGGGCCACCTCGGTGATGGGAAATGCGGCCAACACCATCCGCGCCAGCTCCGGCGGCGTGAAGATGGGCGTGAAGAACATGGTCGACTCCGGCAGCGGCAAGAAGAAGAAAGGCCCCCGCACCGTCCGCCTCACGGTGTCTGCGGTCGACCCGTGGTCGGTCATGAAGATGTCCTTCCTCATGTCCGTGGCCATCGGCATCGCCACGATCGTCGCATTCATCGTGCTGTGGATCGTGCTCCAGGCGACGGGTGTGATGAGCGGCCTCGAATCGACGATGAGCGAGCTCGCCGGCGCTGAGTCGGCCGAGCGGATCATCGGCATCTTCGGCTTCGGTCGAGTCGTCGCAGCAGGCTTCATCATCGCGGTCATCAACATCGTGCTGATGACGGCGCTGTCGACGCTGGCAGCCTTCATCTACAACATCGGGTCCCTCATCGCCGGCGGCTTCAGCCTCACCCTCACCGACGACTGA